The Rahnella aquatilis CIP 78.65 = ATCC 33071 genomic sequence CTGTAGCCCAGATGCGAAATCTCGACGACAGAGATCATCGCCGTGTAGGCAGAAATACCGGGGAACATCGGGATAACAGCGGCGACAGTGAAAACTTTTGGATGCGCCAGCAACCAGCGTGACCAGCGAATCCCCATAATGCCAATCAGTATAGCTGCCAGCAAAGAGGCCCACTCGATGTTCATCCCGCCATGAATAAGCAACATCCGCGTGCCGTGGCCGAGCGCACCGAGCAGCGCACAATAACGCAATGCCCGTGGCGGCACATTAAATACCATCGCAAAGCCCAGTGCAGGCACGGCGGCAAACAGCATATCCTGTATCAGTGCCCATAAAAGACTCATGACCACCCCCGCAAATCCCACAATGCCATTGCCATAACCACGCCAATGCAGGTCGCCAGCGTCAGCAGACTGGCCATCGCCCAGCGCGCCAGGCCGGTATTCACATGCCCTTTGAACATGTCCGCCACGGCATTAATCAGCGGAAATCCCGGCACCAGCAATAACACACTGGCAGCCATCGCGACGCTTGATGAGTGCTGAAAAATGCCCAGACGCAACAAAAGCCCTGAAATGGAAGTCGCTACGAAGGCCGTGCAGCAAAAGTTGATCAAAGGATTCATGTGCCGCGCAGTGAGGCTCTGGCGTACGGCCATGGCCACACCGCTGGCCAAAAAAGTGACAGTGAACGCATCCCAGCCGCCACCATTAAGTCTGCTGAAACATCCGCAGGAGAGCGCCACCATCAATACCATCAGCCAGCGCGGATAGCGCAACGGTTCGATTTTTTGCAAGCGTTTGGCCACCAGCGCGCTGTCGAGCAGTTTATGCTCTGCCAGGATCACCGTATGCTGGACTTGTGTCACAACCTGCATGTTGATCCCGCGGTCGACATTTTTACGCGTCGAGGTCAGACAATAACCACCGCTTAGCGTGCTGAGTACAATGGCATTGGCGGAGATCGAGCTTTCCACCCTGTCCATTCCCAGCGCGACGCCAAGCCTCGCAGACAACTGTTCGACCAGCATACTTTCGGCACCGTGCTGTAACAGCATCAGGGCGCATTCGATGCACAGCCGGGTAATTTCACGCTGATGATGCGCCTCGGGGCTTTCACGCACCGGGTATTCTATGACCGGATCCTGCATACCATTCACCGCCCGTAAAAAAGCAATAAGAGTGATTTAACTTACTGAGGATTGGCGTATCATGCCGCCTTCTTTTGTTCCGAACATTGACGACGGTTATTTTCATGCTTGAAACCACCCTTTTTGTTGCCAGCATTGCCTTCCTCGGCATGCTTTCTCCTGGTCCTGATTTCTTTCTGGTCATCAAAAATGCGGCCCGCTATCCGCGTATCGCAGCCCTCATGACATCACTGGGTGTGATTTGTGGCGTGATTACGCACATGTCTTACTGTGTGGCCGGTCTGGCAGTGGTGATCACCACCACGCCGTGGTTATTCAATTTGCTGAAATACGTCGGTGCTGTGTATCTGATCTGGGTGGGGATTCAGGCGTTATTTTCGCGCAGCAACAGCAAGATGAACCTCGACGGGCTTGAGCCGCAGCAGGTGAAACTACGCACGGCGTTCGTGCAGGGTTATCTGTGTAATCTGCTTAATCCTAAGGCGACCCTGTTCTTCCTGGCGATGTTTACGCAGGTCTTGCAGATTAACTCCACCTTCGGTGAAAAGCTGT encodes the following:
- a CDS encoding threonine/serine exporter; the protein is MSLLWALIQDMLFAAVPALGFAMVFNVPPRALRYCALLGALGHGTRMLLIHGGMNIEWASLLAAILIGIMGIRWSRWLLAHPKVFTVAAVIPMFPGISAYTAMISVVEISHLGYSEALVSTALTNFLKASFIVGALSIGLSLPGLWLYRKRPGV
- a CDS encoding threonine/serine ThrE exporter family protein — its product is MQDPVIEYPVRESPEAHHQREITRLCIECALMLLQHGAESMLVEQLSARLGVALGMDRVESSISANAIVLSTLSGGYCLTSTRKNVDRGINMQVVTQVQHTVILAEHKLLDSALVAKRLQKIEPLRYPRWLMVLMVALSCGCFSRLNGGGWDAFTVTFLASGVAMAVRQSLTARHMNPLINFCCTAFVATSISGLLLRLGIFQHSSSVAMAASVLLLVPGFPLINAVADMFKGHVNTGLARWAMASLLTLATCIGVVMAMALWDLRGWS
- a CDS encoding LysE family translocator, which produces MLETTLFVASIAFLGMLSPGPDFFLVIKNAARYPRIAALMTSLGVICGVITHMSYCVAGLAVVITTTPWLFNLLKYVGAVYLIWVGIQALFSRSNSKMNLDGLEPQQVKLRTAFVQGYLCNLLNPKATLFFLAMFTQVLQINSTFGEKLWYASIIVGLSTLWWPSLALLIQSPPVRRGLAKAQKLIDKLLGGVLIGLGIKVALS